A genomic region of Phoenix dactylifera cultivar Barhee BC4 unplaced genomic scaffold, palm_55x_up_171113_PBpolish2nd_filt_p 000526F, whole genome shotgun sequence contains the following coding sequences:
- the LOC103716233 gene encoding CMP-sialic acid transporter 5-like isoform X2, which yields MLKNGMIECSVCHSKLSSPTSKTVSRAYDTRKSKISSKYRALNVLLVVGDCILVGLQPILVYMSKVDGSFKFSPISVNFLTEVTKVLFAIIMLMFQARQQKVGEKSLLSISNIVQAARNNVLLAIPALLYAINNYLKFIMQLYFNPATVKMLSNLKVLVIAVLLKIIMKRRFSIIQWEALALLLIGISVNQLRSLPQGTTALDLPVAMVAYIYTLIFVTVPSLASVYNEYALKSQFETSIYLQNLFLYGYGAIFNFLAIVGTAIFKGPSSFDILQGHSKATMLLICNNAAQGILSSFFFKYADTILKKYSSTVATIFTGIASALLFGHTLTINFMLGISIVFISMHQFFSPLAKAKNEVPNGTLEMMDAQDLRSKEASFINMTAGATEDASHHIGPDEKQPLLPT from the exons ATGCTGAAAAACGGGATGATAGAATGCAGTGTTTGTCATTCCAAATTGTCATCCCCCACAAGCAAAACAGTATCAAGGGCATATGATACCCGTAAGAGCAAGATATCATCGAAATATCGTGCCCTCAATGTTCTTCTGGTTGTTGGTGATTGCATCTTGGTTGGTCTCCAG CCTATTTTGGTTTACATGTCCAAAGTGGATGGAAGCTTTAAGTTTAGTCCTATCAGTGTTAACTTTCTAACTGAGGTCACAAAGGTTCTCTTTGCCATCATCATGCTTATGTTCCAG GCTAGGCAACAAAAAGTGGGAGAGAAGTCCCTTCTGTCAATTTCAAATATCGTGCAG GCAGCTCGCAATAATGTTCTTCTTGCTATTCCTGCCCTTCTTTATGCCATCAACAACTACTTGAAATTTATAATGCAG TTATACTTTAACCCCGCAACTGTGAAAATGTTGAGCAACCTGAAG GTTTTGGTAATTGCTGTTCTTTTAAAGATCATAATGAAAAGGCGCTTTTCCATTATCCAG TGGGAGGCTCTTGCATTGTTGCTTATCGGAATTAGTGTTAATCAGCTCCGGTCATTGCCTCAGGGAACTACCGCACTTGATCTTCCTGTAGCAATGGTTGCGTACATTTATACATTAATTTTT GTGACTGTTCCTTCACTAGCCTCAGTTTACAATGAATATGCTTTGAAAAGCCAATTTGAGACAAGTATATATCTTCAG AACTTGTTTTTGTATGGCTATGGTGCTATATTTAACTTTCTTGCCATCGTTGGAACTGCCATTTTTAAAG GACCCAGTAGCTTTGATATTCTTCAAGGCCACTCAAAGGCTACAATGTTGCTCATATGCAATAATGCAGCACAAGGCATCCTGTCCTCATTCTTCTTCAAGTATGCAG ATACAATTTTGAAGAAATATTCATCAACAGTTGCCACAATTTTTACTGGCATAGCATCTGCGCTGTTGTTTGGCCATACTCTAACTATAAACTTTATGCTGGGAATCTCAATAGTGTTTATATCAATGCACCAG TTCTTTTCTCCACTGGCAAAAGCCAAAAATGAGGTGCCAAATGGAACACTGGAAATGATGGATGCCCAAGATCTCAG atccaagGAAGCATCCTTCATAAATATGACTGCTGGTGCAACTGAAGAT GCTAGCCACCATATTGGACCTGATGAGAAACAGCCGCTTCTTCCCACCTAA
- the LOC103716233 gene encoding CMP-sialic acid transporter 5-like isoform X1: MLKNGMIECSVCHSKLSSPTSKTVSRAYDTRKSKISSKYRALNVLLVVGDCILVGLQPILVYMSKVDGSFKFSPISVNFLTEVTKVLFAIIMLMFQARQQKVGEKSLLSISNIVQAARNNVLLAIPALLYAINNYLKFIMQLYFNPATVKMLSNLKVLVIAVLLKIIMKRRFSIIQWEALALLLIGISVNQLRSLPQGTTALDLPVAMVAYIYTLIFVTVPSLASVYNEYALKSQFETSIYLQNLFLYGYGAIFNFLAIVGTAIFKVFNARHGIFNVSGPSSFDILQGHSKATMLLICNNAAQGILSSFFFKYADTILKKYSSTVATIFTGIASALLFGHTLTINFMLGISIVFISMHQFFSPLAKAKNEVPNGTLEMMDAQDLRSKEASFINMTAGATEDASHHIGPDEKQPLLPT, from the exons ATGCTGAAAAACGGGATGATAGAATGCAGTGTTTGTCATTCCAAATTGTCATCCCCCACAAGCAAAACAGTATCAAGGGCATATGATACCCGTAAGAGCAAGATATCATCGAAATATCGTGCCCTCAATGTTCTTCTGGTTGTTGGTGATTGCATCTTGGTTGGTCTCCAG CCTATTTTGGTTTACATGTCCAAAGTGGATGGAAGCTTTAAGTTTAGTCCTATCAGTGTTAACTTTCTAACTGAGGTCACAAAGGTTCTCTTTGCCATCATCATGCTTATGTTCCAG GCTAGGCAACAAAAAGTGGGAGAGAAGTCCCTTCTGTCAATTTCAAATATCGTGCAG GCAGCTCGCAATAATGTTCTTCTTGCTATTCCTGCCCTTCTTTATGCCATCAACAACTACTTGAAATTTATAATGCAG TTATACTTTAACCCCGCAACTGTGAAAATGTTGAGCAACCTGAAG GTTTTGGTAATTGCTGTTCTTTTAAAGATCATAATGAAAAGGCGCTTTTCCATTATCCAG TGGGAGGCTCTTGCATTGTTGCTTATCGGAATTAGTGTTAATCAGCTCCGGTCATTGCCTCAGGGAACTACCGCACTTGATCTTCCTGTAGCAATGGTTGCGTACATTTATACATTAATTTTT GTGACTGTTCCTTCACTAGCCTCAGTTTACAATGAATATGCTTTGAAAAGCCAATTTGAGACAAGTATATATCTTCAG AACTTGTTTTTGTATGGCTATGGTGCTATATTTAACTTTCTTGCCATCGTTGGAACTGCCATTTTTAAAG TTTTTAATGCTCGGCATGGAATCTTCAACGTCTCAGGACCCAGTAGCTTTGATATTCTTCAAGGCCACTCAAAGGCTACAATGTTGCTCATATGCAATAATGCAGCACAAGGCATCCTGTCCTCATTCTTCTTCAAGTATGCAG ATACAATTTTGAAGAAATATTCATCAACAGTTGCCACAATTTTTACTGGCATAGCATCTGCGCTGTTGTTTGGCCATACTCTAACTATAAACTTTATGCTGGGAATCTCAATAGTGTTTATATCAATGCACCAG TTCTTTTCTCCACTGGCAAAAGCCAAAAATGAGGTGCCAAATGGAACACTGGAAATGATGGATGCCCAAGATCTCAG atccaagGAAGCATCCTTCATAAATATGACTGCTGGTGCAACTGAAGAT GCTAGCCACCATATTGGACCTGATGAGAAACAGCCGCTTCTTCCCACCTAA